Below is a window of Planctomycetes bacterium MalM25 DNA.
CTTTCATCATGTGCGGTTCGAGCTCGGCCCGGAGCGACAAGAACGCCTCGCGAACCTGAAGCAGCCTAGGCTCTTTGTCGCTATGAACGCGGGCGACCTTCTCCGTCATCCAGTCGAGCCGGGGCAGTTCCTCACGCAGATAAGCATGATGAGTCGCTTCGACGTGGTCGGCCAACTCGGTGAGCGTCATCGCGTCGGGATCGGGCGATTCGTCTTGGTCGGTAGCGGCATCGGCTTGGTCGATTCGCTGGAGCACGTCATCGACGCCGATGCCCCGTTTCTCGCAGGCCCGTGCCAGCGAGACCTTCCCGCCACAGCAGTAATCGATCTTCAGGGCCTCGAAGACCCGGGCTCGCATGGGGCGTTGGCGGACGAGTTCACCGACGGTCTGGTTGGGGTCGAGAGTAAGCATGGCAGCCTCGATGTGATGGGGGCGGGGCGACGAATTCTCAAGTCACCGACCCGCGGGATGCACTCCAGAAACAGCCCCTAATCGTATGCCGCCAATAGTGCATGTCAACATGCAGGTTTGATCTTGTGCGTCCCGGTGTGGATCCTTCGGAAGGTATGGCGTCAATGCAGACCGTCAGACGCTGTCGGCGAGCGGCGACTGCTCTGCAGCCGTGTTCGATCTGCGCGAAATGGGACGGGGCGGTTGACCGGTCACTCGCAGCCAGCGCTTGACGCGAGAGCGCCTACGCGTGCTCTGGCAGTCGACTTCGGATGATCTTGGTTGTCGGGTCGCCCGGCATGATCGTGTCGCACCAAAGCTCGCCCTCGAAGTCGTACCGGACTTGGATTGCCTCCGCTTGGCCGTTGGCGAAGGCCACCTCGGCGTCGCCAAGCGCAACCTGCCGATCGTCGTGGGCATTCTTCAGCTGAACGTGACGCACCTTGGCGCCCGCCGCGAGGTCGGCAAACAGTTGCAGTACCTGGTCCCGGGCCCACTCGGCTTGCAGGATCTCGGGATCGCCCTGGTTAGGGTCAGCGTCATTGAGGCTCACGGCTTGGGCCTATTGGGTCGGGCGAAGGCGGGCATCAGCAGGATCGCGTTCTCGGGCGCCGGGCAGACGTAGCGGCAAACGCCGCAACCGGTGCAAGCTGCTTCGATGACGGTTGGCT
It encodes the following:
- the ytfE gene encoding Iron-sulfur cluster repair protein YtfE, yielding MLTLDPNQTVGELVRQRPMRARVFEALKIDYCCGGKVSLARACEKRGIGVDDVLQRIDQADAATDQDESPDPDAMTLTELADHVEATHHAYLREELPRLDWMTEKVARVHSDKEPRLLQVREAFLSLRAELEPHMMKEEQILFPIVRQMESSGAASEHPCGSVANPIRQMEHEHDQAGGELAILREATDDFAPPEWACNTYRAMLASLEQLEADMHQHIHKENNVMFPKAIELESNA